A single region of the Chiloscyllium punctatum isolate Juve2018m chromosome 15, sChiPun1.3, whole genome shotgun sequence genome encodes:
- the LOC140486438 gene encoding sodium/myo-inositol cotransporter-like, which yields MFGLMETADLAVVGFYFVLVLCIGFFVMWKTNRSTVSGYFLAGRSMTWIAIGASLFVSNIGSEHFIGLAGSGAASGFAVGAWELNAMLILQVLGWIFIPVYIRSGVYTMPEYLSKRYGGNRIKIYFALLSLLLYVFTKLSIDLYAGALFIRASLGWDLYLSIVILIALTAVLTVTGGLVAVIYTDVLQAILMIGGALTLMIVGMVKVGGFEELKRRYMLASPNVTAVIATFNLTSVNACRIHPKEDSLKILREPTDEDIPWPGFLLGQTPASVWYWCADQVIVQRVLAAKNIAHAKGATLMAGFLKLLPMFIIVVPGMISRVLFTDEIACINPEHCMQVCGSRAGCSNIAYPRLALGILPVGLRGLMMAVMIAALMSDLDSIFNSASTIFTLDVYKHLRKAASSRELMVVGRLFVVFMVAVSIAWVPIIVEMQGGQMYLYIQEVADYLTPPVAALFLLGIFWKRCNEQGAFCGGLVGSVLGITRLILAFIYHMPECDQFDTRPNFIRNIHYMYVAAVLFWATIITAVIVSLLTPPPSKDLTCSTTFWALKDTDIIESAQKEESDKLTERSLAKCSDRVRCADSSDCKQKDDDSSPLTAQIELVLLMPGSGEPKSMSPLCVAEDQMQNDCYVNGQTTTEDQMNKEEHDLQRKNIWWRYFDQCCGIKSYSVKKSAKDSVESEAICLQMLQESPKIKFVLNFGLVVVWSVGIFMFIYFSL from the coding sequence ATGTTTGGGTTAATGGAAACAGCTGACTTGGCTGTTGTAGGATTTTATTTTGTTCTTGTATTGTGCATTGGCTTTTTTGTGATGTGGAAGACCAACAGAAGTACTGTGAGTGGGTACTTTCTTGCAGGACGCTCCATGACCTGGATAGCAATAGGCGCTTCATTGTTTGTAAGCAATATTGGCAGTGAGCATTTTATTGGGTTAGCAGGATCCGGGGCAGCCAGTGGGTTTGCAGTGGGAGCTTGGGAGTTGAATGCAATGTTGATTTTACAAGTATTAGGTTGGATTTTCATTCCAGTCTATATCAGGTCTGGTGTATATACCATGCCAGAATACCTTTCAAAACGTTATGGTGGTAACAGAATAAAAATCTATTTTGCATTGTTGTCCTTGCTGTTATACGTTTTCACAAAACTTTCCATCGATCTGTATGCTGGTGCACTGTTTATCCGGGCATCACTTGGCTGGGACCTGTATCTTTCTATTGTCATTCTGATTGCATTGACTGCAGTGTTAACTGTTACAGGAGGACTTGTGGCTGTCATCTACACTGATGTCCTGCAGGCCATTCTTATGATTGGTGGAGCTTTAACATTGATGATCGTAGGAATGGTTAAGGTGGGAGGTTTTGAGGAGCTCAAACGGCGATATATGTTGGCCTCACCAAATGTTACAGCAGTCATTGCTACTTTCAATCTAACCTCTGTCAATGCTTGCCGCATTCACCCTAAAGAAGATTCTTTAAAGATATTACGTGAACCAACTGATGAAGATATTCCTTGGCCTGGTTTCCTGTTGGGTCAAACACCAGCTTCTGTTTGGTATTGGTGTGCTGATCAAGTCATTGTGCAGCGTGTCTTGGCAGCAAAGAACATCGCTCATGCCAAAGGAGCTACCCTAATGGCTGGTTTTCTGAAACTCTTGCCCATGTTTATCATAGTCGTACCTGGCATGATTTCCAGAGTTCTCTTTACTGATGAGATTGCTTGCATTAATCCAGAACATTGTATGCAAGTATGTGGCAGCAGAGCAGGTTGCTCAAACATTGCCTATCCACGACTAGCATTGGGAATCTTGCCAGTAGGTCTTCGTGGCCTAATGATGGCAGTCATGATAGCGGCTTTAATGAGTGATTTGGATTCTATATTCAATAGTGCCAGCACTATATTTACTCTTGATGTTTACAAACATCTTCGAAAGGCTGCCAGTTCTCGTGAACTGATGGTAGTAGGTCGTCTGTTTGTTGTCTTCATGGTAGCTGTAAGCATTGCCTGGGTTCCTATAATTGTAGAGATGCAGGGAGGACAAATGTACCTCTATATTCAAGAGGTAGCAGATTATCTCACCCCACCAGTAGCAGCCCTGTTTCTTCTTGGTATTTTCTGGAAGCGCTGCAATGAGCAAGGGGCTTTTTGTGGAGGGTTGGTTGGATCTGTTTTGGGAATTACACGCTTGATTTTGGCATTCATATATCATATGCCAGAATGTGATCAGTTTGACACCAGACCAAATTTTATCAGAAACATTCACTACATGTATGTAGCAGCAGTTTTATTTTGGGCCACAATTATTACAGCTGTAATAGTGAGTCTGCTGACCCCTCCTCCTTCCAAAGACCTGACTTGCAGCACCACATTCTGGGCATTAAAAGACACAGATATcattgaaagtgctcagaaagaAGAATCTGATAAATTAACAGAAAGAAGTCTGGCAAAATGTAGTGACCGTGTTAGATGTGCAGACAGTTCTGATTGTAAGCAGAAAGATGATGATTCGTCTCCACTGACTGCTCAAATTGAATTAGTTCTATTGATGCCTGGAAGTGGTGAGCCCAAATCTATGAGCCCTTTGTGTGTTGCTGAAGATCAGATGCAAAATGACTGCTATGTAAATGGCCAAACAACTACTGAGGACCAAATGAACAAAGAGGAACATGACTTGCAAAGGAAAAACATTTGGTGGCGATATTTTGATCAATGTTGTGGAATCAAAAGTTACAGTGTGAAAAAATCAGCAAAAGATTCTGTAGAAAGTGAAGCTATTTGCTTACAAATGTTGCAGGAGAGCCCAAAAATTAAATTTGTACTGAATTTTGGACTTGTTGTTGTATGGTCTGTTGGCATATTCATGTTTATCTATTTTTCTCTGTAA